A part of Phoenix dactylifera cultivar Barhee BC4 chromosome 2, palm_55x_up_171113_PBpolish2nd_filt_p, whole genome shotgun sequence genomic DNA contains:
- the LOC103700399 gene encoding late embryogenesis abundant protein 18: MQGAKEKVKDMASTVKEKAKKHSAKGEEKVEETTARSREEKEMARERGKAREAQAKAELHQEKAEHREESAAHRGTHVPLTGPYHNRPVGTAAAPTKTVDPTYPASGGRPAGEKYL; this comes from the coding sequence ATGCAGGGTGCGAAAgagaaggtgaaggatatggcaAGCACGGTCAAGGAGAAGgcgaagaagcactccgccaaGGGCGAGGAGAAGGTGGAGGAGACGACGGCTCGAAGCCGCGAAGAGAAAGAGATGGCCCGGGAGCGAGGGAAGGCGAGAGAGGCCCAAgccaaggcggagctccaccagGAGAAAGCCGAGCACAGGGAGGAGTCCGCCGCTCATCGTGGCACCCACGTTCCCCTCACCGGTCCCTATCATAATCGTCCTGTTGGTACTGCTGCAGCTCCCACCAAAACCGTTGACCCGACTTACCCGGCCTCCGGTGGCCGCCCAGCCGGTGAAAAGTACCTGTAG